From the genome of Mycobacterium kansasii ATCC 12478:
CATCGTCGCGGGTGATCTGCTTCAACCCGATGGTGCTGCCGGGCGACCAGCAGCAGGTCCTGTTCTGCGGGCTGTGGTACGACGACGAGTTCGTGCGCACCCCCGAGGGCTGGCGGATGACACGCCGAGTCGAATCGAAGGTGTTCCAGAAGGTGCTGTGACCGTGGCGACCCGCTGCGCCGGCCCGGGTCCAACCGAGCCGCGCTTGCGATCGCCACGGGAACGATGGTGGCGACCCGCTGCGCCCGGCCCGGGTCCAACCGAGCCGCGCTTGCGATCGCCACGGGAACGATGGTGGCGACCCGCTGCGCCCGGCCCGGGTCCAACCGAGCCGCGCTTGCGATCGCCACGGATTTCCCGGGGTCAGCGCCTTCTGGCACAATAGGCGGCTGTCCGGCGCGCGACCCACCTCTGTCGAAGTGCTCGCACGGCGGTCAGACACGCGAGGCAAAACCGGACCCCGGCATCCCGCCCTGGTCGCTGAATTGCAGCGTGACACACAGGAGAAGTCGCTTAATCATGGCTGTGAAAATCAAGCTCACCCGGCTTGGCAAGATCCGCAATCCCCAGTACCGCATCGCCGTCGCCGATGCTCGTACCCGCCGCGACGGCCGCTCAATCGAGGTCATCGGCAGGTACCACCCCAAAGAAGAGCCGAGCCTGATCGAGATCAACTCCGAGCGCGCCCAGTACTGGCTGTCGGTGGGTGCTCAGCCTACCGAACCTGTCCTCAAGCTGCTCAAGATCACCGGCGACTGGCAGAAGTTCAAGGGACTTCCGGGTGCGGAGGGCCGGTTGAAGGTTGCCCCGCCCAAGCCCAGCAAGCTCGAATTGTTCAACGCTGCGCTGGCCGCCGCAGAGGGCGGTCCCACCACCGAGGCCGCCAAACCGAAGAAGAAGTCGCCGGCCAAGAAGGCTGCCAAGGGTGCCCAAGAAGTCGGCGCCACCCCTGAAGCCGGTGCCGCGGCCGAGAAGACAGAAGCGCCCGCCGAGGGTGCCCAACAGTCCGAGCCGACCG
Proteins encoded in this window:
- the rpsP gene encoding 30S ribosomal protein S16; its protein translation is MAVKIKLTRLGKIRNPQYRIAVADARTRRDGRSIEVIGRYHPKEEPSLIEINSERAQYWLSVGAQPTEPVLKLLKITGDWQKFKGLPGAEGRLKVAPPKPSKLELFNAALAAAEGGPTTEAAKPKKKSPAKKAAKGAQEVGATPEAGAAAEKTEAPAEGAQQSEPTES